A stretch of DNA from Temnothorax longispinosus isolate EJ_2023e chromosome 2, Tlon_JGU_v1, whole genome shotgun sequence:
TAACAGCTGCAAGATGCATTCTGTTACAATCTTACTCGATTTTACTGCCACATAcagttaatttcaatttaaactgagaaatattcaaaacaaaaaatactgATACAAAAAGTCGATCACCAGAtgcacaaaatatataacaaaccGTATCCATTGGGGAAATGGATTTACCTGTATTTTTGCACCTTTATACTTTATGCAACCAGGGACAGTTGTGAGGGTTGTGAACTCGTATTCGGCTACTTCGGAGTACACGCCGGCAAGTGTGGACAGCAGGGTGGACTTTCCCACGGAAGGGAAAcctgaaaatttaaattatcaggTAAAATCGTGCGTAGAATGAAATATAAGAATGTCGTGTATAACATAATCCATAAggattttatcatattttaaagagtctcacacacacatgcTACAAACAGATCAAGGAACATCGAGACTGTTATCTGTCAACATATTGTCTGTCATTATTTGTCGATATAATTGGGAGGAACGCACCGACGAAGCCGATACGAGCGTCACCGGTCTTGGCGACCTCAAAACCTTGCTCGCCACCCCCGCCACCGCCCTTCGGGGTGATCAGCTCGCGTCTAAGCTTGGCTAGTTTCGCCTTCAGTAGACCCAGATGCCCGGAGGTCGCCTTGTTCTTCTGGGTGCGGGCCATCTGGAAGAGGAGACGCACGGTGTTGCGATAATGCCGCGAAAAATATATCGTGAATTGCGTATACGCGGCATAACACGGAGCGGTGATTACCTCGGCCTCGATCGAGGCGATTTTTTCCAAGATCGTGCTCATTTTGGGATCTGTTCAAAATGATGTCGAACGAATTGCCCGGCCGAGGCCTCCTGTCACATTATTAGAATTGCAACGAAGTGCAACGTAACCGGGCACGCTACACGTGcgcgaatatatatgttaattccGCCATGACAGTCTACGGATCGCGCATTGTTGTTTGGAACTCTAGATGAGAAACCGAACAGCTCAAACACGCAAATCCAGTTTAGTCCAGCAacaatggccgcgttcagcaaacgcaactgttgagttcgtcttgtTAACACTccgcgttgattggttggctctaaaagtaagagccaatcacgttcgactgctactgagcggcttggtctgctgaacgcggccataaTCGATTCTGTATCTTGGGACaaagtgaaaattacaaaagtaaggaaattcactagagaatctacaatttcatttgtcgaaatctagtaaatctgtttacttttgtaattttcacctcgtctCAAAATACAGAATCGACCCCCAGCTgctgagtagcagtcgaatgtgattggctcttacttttagaaccaaccaatgaGCGCAgtgtgttgataagacgacaCTCAACAgtaaacttttcacttttcacgctTCCGTCCTAGGGGAAAAGATACATATCGATTCCCTGTAGGATTGGGAAATGCGATAATTCAGTAGTTGCCTATCCTGCGTTTTTGTACTATAGATATGCATGGAAGTTTGTTTGAAAACTTGTTGAAATGAAATCGAGGGACGTTTCGGGAGTGGTTTtcgaaatttctattaaatattacgataGACTTTTCAGAATATTTTTCGTGTCCGTTAGCGCGTGATCTGTTGGACATGGAGGACGTAGAACATTTTATAAAGGTTATGCAGCAGAAAAGGCTCGCTAAACAACGCGAATTGGACCGTCTTGACACGGAGACCAGTGAGTACGAGAAGTTGCTGAAGGAATTGCAAGACTTGAGAAGTGAGTTCTGCCGAATTACTTCTAATTGGAATTAATTGTTCCATTCTCAGTGGAGAATCGTTGCAATTACATGCGTAAATGTCCCCATTGTTCACAGAGGACAGGGAACAATGCAAGGAGAACATTGCAAAACATTTCAGTACGATTACGTCGCACAAGCATTCTATACAAAAAATGGTAAACTCTACGAAGGACGTCTCAGGGTTGCCTGTGCCACACGATTTTGCAGAGTATGTATCACAGTATATGaatcttctattttctttcttgagACTATGAGACTTTGACGTGTTGTTTCAGAAACGTGGCGACAATGTTCACCGATGCGATCCAATTATTGAATAACGTAGGAGATCTTCACAAAGCACTCACTAACGATAAGGAGGATAACGTGGATCCTTTAAAGTTGATTCAAGATGTGGTAAGAAATATGGGAACTTATTCAAGCATTGGAGATATAAAATGGAGAATCCTTAAGCAAGTATATCTATACTTTGTAATCTGTCTTGTAGACAACGTGCACGGAAGCTGTAGGAAGCAAATTATATCAAACAAGATGCAGTATTGCTCAGCTGGAAACCttgaaagaaaatgtagtaGCGCTTCAAGAATATATCTTGGATAATAGCGATAATATTGAAGgtaatatttgattttgacTTTTCAATACTTTTAATAGTAGTGCGTTTGCTGTTTATTGAAGAttgaaatgataatataaagcattaaataataacaagaggaagaaatatatttatttgaaatataacaattataacaaTAGGATATATAGTGACTGAAGgttattatttacagatgAGAGTACAAGTTTAACTGTCAATGGTGATTCAGCGGATAGCGTCAATGGTGATTCAACTGTTacgtaataaatatgtgaatGTTTATTGTCtgttatttgaaatatataaaatactaaacAGTGTTCAtgcaaaaagtatataatatgcatttgCATGTTGTGTATCAAAACTTCATGGCAGTCatgtatattgaatattatctaATTGATCGTCCAGGTTCAACTTCAACATTACTAATTGAGGATCAACGACTTCCTGAAAAAcaattgtgtataaatatataaaacaattgtgtaaaaaaatatatatatatgtaaaatattaatgtatagaataattcaaaataatgaagtttattattattatatgtttcatatttattttcctcttACTGTAAAATGGGTAGTAACTTGAAACTCGCGTTGCTGATTAGATAATGTTCGCTTGTCCATGTAGTTGTACGGGGTATTTGTActtcttttcaatttatcCAAAGCCAATTtttcactaaaaaaaattcaaaaatcaagcatattaattttttacactaTTAAAACGGATTCAATTGTATCATGTTACCTTGccaaattgatattttcaaatttgccATAAGGATTGAATTTAGCTTTATCGATGTGATGAACGTCTCTCAGTGCTTTAATGGCTTCTTCATTCTTCGCAAATGCTATCtagataattaattctattaattacCGTCTGTTTAAATCACATGTACATTTGATTATCATTACCTGTGTAAAACTCTCGAGATCTTGGGCGCGTGCTAGGAGCCGGTATTCCCTTTCCTCTAAGGCCTGCTGTTGCACttcgagatatttaattttttcttgccATTTCAGTCGTTCCTGATTCGCGAGTATAGTGGCATCTTGTGCTGCTTTTATTGCAGCTGCCGActgtaaaacaatatttttatttatttatttctctaatatatatttatttcataaagatttatctatttaatttaccTCTATCTTCGTAATATTATCcgaattactttttattgtcCTTAAAACTTCATATTGCTTCTTTTTAGCCGCGATCACTTCTTTCTCCTTTGTTAAAGCCTTCAGTTGTTTCTCTTGTTCGTTAAACCAAGATTCTTTCATAGCCTTATAATATATCGTAGATAATACACATTCAGATACATCATTATACATATTCATACAGATATCAATTATCAATACTAGATAATTACCTGTAAATGATTACGCTCCCATTGTACTTTTTCTTCAAACAATTCTTTTTCGTGTGACAAAGATTGCTCCCTTTTTTGTAGTGTTTCCAATGCCTGATTGAGCATAGCGCTCTTTTTCTCTAACTCGAGCATTAATTGCGTAACGTGCGAATCCAATCTGTCTGctactttcattattttctcatGTTCTTGTTCCAGTAATTTCTGTTGCTTCTTCACTTCCACATTTTGTActgtaataatattgtacaaaGTGAATAAAACtacgaattatttaaaattatttacctaACAGCATCTTGAACATACTTTGCACATCTTcctcttgattttttaaataatattctcttaACTTTATACTTTGGTCGTCCCTTTGATCAGTCTTTTCTtgcacatttttaatattctctaCAATAAAATCAGCTTTTTGTAACAAGTTTGGCAGGTCAGTCTTGTGGGTCGCTATGGTTGTCATAGCTAAATTCTCCACCTctctcatttttaatatactttctaTCGTATCGAAATGCTCTTTCTGCAGCAGTCTTATATTTTGAGAGTGGCGTTCATAAATTTCTTCTATAACTTGCCCGTGTTccttctaaataaaataaattaattaaaactaatattaattgtaacagTATAACCattgacaattttaaaatactgaACCATCTTATACCTTTAAATTCTGCAATTCTTCCTTGTAAAATGTCTCAATCTgcactttttcatttttcagcTTTTCAATCTTTGCCTCATAATCTGCCTCTAAACACTCAAGTTCTTGCTGCATTCTCTTTTCCAATGTATCCGTTCTTTCTTGTAAGAATCCTATTTGTCGCCTTAGGaacaaaattgtatgaataatataatttttggaaaaaaaaccgtcaatattttaatttgataaaaaaccTACTTACTTATATGATTCATCTAGAATCGTTATCTCATTTTCATACTTTTCATTTAAGCTATGTAACGTCACTGACAGATGAGACTTCTCTAATTCTAATTTACGAATTGCACTTTCATAGCCCATGTTCTTGGAAATTAAGCTACTATGCACATTTTCCGAATTTGTATTTACATTAGCAATTGGAACAGCCATTGTGTTGGACTACATCAGAagattgaatataaatttcgatTGCAATAccataatgatatataattccTTTTTAAAAACGACTTCAAGGCTTactttagaataattttcttcaactTCCTGTTTCTCATATTCATTGATCTCTTTTTGACTTCCTAATGATTTTgataatctttctttttcgtgTGGCAGTGATTCAGCTACCATTGTCTTATCCTCTTGTGGTACGTCTGCCACCtgcaatgaataattaaaaaaaaaaataaaaccatttttattacatatcagTATTGCTGCTTACCCctcgaataattttatcagaGCTGGATCTTCTGTGCTTGCTGATGAACAATTCTTCGGTAGGCGTTACTCTATCCTGAGTATCATCGCTTTTATCTTCCGGGGTTTTTTTAGGTTCCAACCAATCTGGTAAATATTCTTTAGTTTCCAATTTCTGTCGGCTAAGATCTGCAGACGCTGTACGTCTCTCTGTCGTCTTTGAAATtagaacaaaattattaagcaTGAATAccaagcaaaataaaatattattagaccgttttaaatatacaagcatattttgaatttatattcaCATTTTGCTCAGCTTGATTTGACGTTGCGCCCAAGGAGAACAATCCTAGAGGATCGTTGATTATCTCTGAGGTTCTTTTGCCTCTGCGGGGTTCTCTCGTTCCAAAAGCCGTTGGCGCATACGTCGAATGCTGCGATTGTGTCTTAGAAACCTCGGCTGTGGGCTGTGTCACTTCCAGTTCCAGCTGTACAGACTTCTTACTAATTGATTCTTTCAAC
This window harbors:
- the Twy gene encoding uncharacterized protein Twy; this translates as MVDMVEDMDSLDDKLFSNAFRRNPTAENGKKRITFADEDDPLASLLADKEDLPSSQKNPVAVKDKRSIIDDLFNKRISNESLSSSKPDGKEMGSTSALNTTGIERPKASDDKAKKLSLMQDLFGDTSQLKESISKKSVQLELEVTQPTAEVSKTQSQHSTYAPTAFGTREPRRGKRTSEIINDPLGLFSLGATSNQAEQNTTERRTASADLSRQKLETKEYLPDWLEPKKTPEDKSDDTQDRVTPTEELFISKHRRSSSDKIIRGVADVPQEDKTMVAESLPHEKERLSKSLGSQKEINEYEKQEVEENYSKSNTMAVPIANVNTNSENVHSSLISKNMGYESAIRKLELEKSHLSVTLHSLNEKYENEITILDESYKRQIGFLQERTDTLEKRMQQELECLEADYEAKIEKLKNEKVQIETFYKEELQNLKKEHGQVIEEIYERHSQNIRLLQKEHFDTIESILKMREVENLAMTTIATHKTDLPNLLQKADFIVENIKNVQEKTDQRDDQSIKLREYYLKNQEEDVQIQNVEVKKQQKLLEQEHEKIMKVADRLDSHVTQLMLELEKKSAMLNQALETLQKREQSLSHEKELFEEKVQWERNHLQAMKESWFNEQEKQLKALTKEKEVIAAKKKQYEVLRTIKSNSDNITKIESAAAIKAAQDATILANQERLKWQEKIKYLEVQQQALEEREYRLLARAQDLESFTQIAFAKNEEAIKALRDVHHIDKAKFNPYGKFENINLASEKLALDKLKRSTNTPYNYMDKRTLSNQQREFQVTTHFTEVVDPQLVMLKLNLDDQLDNIQYT
- the LOC139808994 gene encoding uncharacterized protein; protein product: MEDVEHFIKVMQQKRLAKQRELDRLDTETSEYEKLLKELQDLRKDREQCKENIAKHFSTITSHKHSIQKMVNSTKDVSGLPVPHDFAENVATMFTDAIQLLNNVGDLHKALTNDKEDNVDPLKLIQDVTTCTEAVGSKLYQTRCSIAQLETLKENVVALQEYILDNSDNIEDESTSLTVNGDSADSVNGDSTVT